In one window of Candidatus Palauibacter scopulicola DNA:
- a CDS encoding CehA/McbA family metallohydrolase produces MRIGPAPLLVLSVGVSLGCEPGDGAPGVTGEPGLLESASARPVAPLLAEEPPPAFGAYPGVRHGGNYMHNYYLPPAPGTTPWFPSWSPDGESIAVGMAGSVWEVDVETGDATELTRGGTYHSSPSYSPDGRWIAYTADYGGERIQLEMLDTATGETRALTDDRFVYADPVFSPDGTRLAYVSSGPNGFFNVYIREVADGDWAGPEIAVTSDNSYGNNRLYFGPMDMYISPAWMPDGEELLLVSNRDVPLGSGNVIRVPARADGILEAQTVLREQTLYRTRPDVSLHGRRFVYSSTAGAADQFNNLYVQPTTGGEPYKLTFFEHDAFHPRWSPDGEMIAYITNEGGLPQLELIETYGGGRRRIEIGERTYAGPTGMLSVTVRTDASGRDPVAARVTLLGPDGKYHAPPDEYARIGQRGRYPAFHTDGTFTVALPPGEADLTILKGFEIEPQRMKVAIEADATVELEVTLHRFADLSADGWHNGSTHVHMNYAGNLHNTLENLMFMSAAEDQDIVNEQVANKDNRILDHQFFVPGGGEHPVSAETEDMVVIVGQEYRPPFYGHVFMFGMRDHLISPFTTGYEGTAIESLYPSNTDMMRKAKDQGATTGYVHPYFGDVDPLTFGLMGGKGFMVDAVLGTSDALEWSTAERAGFFPLYALWSNDVRICATGGEDSISNLHATPLVGAMRTYVRPPDGRLTADGWFEGLRGAAAFVTNGPLVELTVNGEIPGSVLGLGADAASVEVSASVRSIVPLTRAWLVRDGEDVLDLELSDDRMSAFYSGDIEIDGSGWIHLRAEGEPEERFPLDAGYPQGFTNPVWFTVGGEPIRDAAGAQYGLDWIDELERQAREWPGWRSQSEQDHVYAQFDDARDVYRRLLAEAGGAGGE; encoded by the coding sequence ATGCGTATCGGCCCCGCTCCCCTTCTCGTTCTCTCCGTCGGCGTCTCCCTCGGCTGCGAACCCGGCGACGGCGCGCCCGGCGTGACCGGCGAGCCGGGGCTGCTCGAGTCGGCCTCGGCCCGGCCCGTGGCGCCGCTCCTCGCCGAAGAACCGCCGCCCGCATTCGGCGCATATCCCGGCGTGCGGCACGGCGGCAACTACATGCACAACTACTACCTGCCGCCGGCGCCGGGGACGACGCCCTGGTTCCCCTCCTGGTCGCCTGACGGCGAGTCGATCGCGGTGGGGATGGCCGGTTCCGTCTGGGAAGTGGACGTGGAGACGGGCGACGCGACGGAACTCACGCGCGGGGGCACGTACCACTCGTCCCCCTCCTACTCTCCCGACGGCCGCTGGATCGCGTACACCGCCGACTACGGCGGCGAGCGCATCCAGCTCGAAATGCTCGACACGGCAACGGGCGAGACGCGCGCGCTCACGGACGATCGCTTCGTGTACGCCGACCCTGTGTTCTCTCCCGACGGCACGCGCCTTGCCTACGTGTCGAGCGGGCCCAACGGGTTCTTCAACGTCTACATCCGGGAGGTGGCGGACGGCGATTGGGCGGGGCCCGAGATCGCGGTCACGAGCGACAACTCCTACGGGAACAACCGGCTCTACTTCGGGCCCATGGACATGTATATCTCGCCCGCCTGGATGCCGGACGGCGAGGAACTCCTCCTCGTCTCGAACCGCGACGTGCCGCTGGGCTCGGGCAACGTGATCCGGGTGCCGGCGCGCGCGGACGGGATCCTGGAGGCGCAGACGGTGCTGCGGGAGCAGACGCTGTACCGCACGCGGCCGGACGTGTCGCTGCACGGCCGGCGCTTCGTCTACTCGTCAACGGCGGGGGCGGCGGACCAGTTCAACAACCTCTACGTGCAGCCGACGACGGGCGGTGAGCCGTACAAGCTCACCTTCTTCGAGCACGACGCATTTCATCCGCGGTGGTCCCCCGATGGGGAGATGATCGCCTACATCACGAACGAGGGCGGTCTCCCCCAACTCGAACTCATCGAGACCTACGGCGGCGGCCGGAGGCGGATCGAGATCGGGGAGCGCACCTACGCGGGGCCGACGGGCATGCTCTCGGTCACGGTGCGCACGGACGCGAGCGGACGGGATCCCGTTGCGGCGCGCGTCACCCTCCTGGGGCCGGACGGCAAGTACCACGCCCCGCCCGACGAGTACGCGCGCATCGGCCAGCGCGGGCGCTACCCGGCCTTCCACACGGACGGGACGTTCACGGTCGCGCTCCCGCCGGGCGAAGCGGACCTCACCATCCTGAAGGGCTTCGAGATCGAGCCGCAGCGCATGAAGGTGGCGATCGAGGCGGACGCCACGGTGGAGCTTGAGGTCACGCTGCACCGGTTCGCGGACCTCTCGGCGGACGGCTGGCACAACGGTTCCACGCATGTCCACATGAACTATGCCGGGAACCTCCACAACACGCTCGAGAACCTGATGTTCATGTCCGCCGCGGAGGACCAGGACATCGTGAACGAGCAGGTGGCGAACAAGGACAACCGGATCCTGGACCACCAGTTCTTCGTGCCCGGCGGCGGCGAGCACCCGGTGTCGGCTGAGACGGAGGACATGGTCGTCATCGTGGGGCAGGAGTACCGGCCGCCGTTCTACGGACACGTGTTCATGTTCGGGATGCGCGACCACCTCATCTCGCCCTTCACCACGGGATACGAGGGGACGGCGATCGAGAGCCTGTATCCGTCGAACACGGACATGATGCGGAAGGCGAAGGACCAGGGGGCGACGACGGGCTACGTCCACCCCTACTTCGGCGACGTGGACCCGCTCACGTTCGGGCTGATGGGCGGGAAGGGGTTCATGGTCGACGCCGTGCTGGGGACGAGCGACGCGCTCGAGTGGTCCACGGCCGAGCGGGCCGGCTTCTTCCCGCTCTACGCGCTGTGGAGCAACGACGTGCGGATCTGCGCGACCGGCGGGGAGGACTCGATCAGCAACCTGCACGCCACGCCGCTGGTGGGGGCGATGCGGACGTACGTACGCCCGCCGGACGGGCGCCTGACGGCCGACGGATGGTTCGAGGGCCTGCGGGGCGCCGCGGCGTTCGTGACGAACGGGCCGCTCGTCGAACTCACGGTAAACGGGGAGATCCCGGGTTCCGTCTTAGGTCTGGGTGCGGACGCTGCGAGCGTGGAGGTCTCGGCCAGCGTGCGGTCGATCGTGCCGTTGACCCGCGCCTGGCTCGTGCGCGACGGCGAGGACGTCCTCGACCTCGAACTCTCCGACGACCGCATGTCGGCGTTCTACTCTGGCGACATCGAGATCGACGGGAGCGGCTGGATCCACCTGCGGGCGGAGGGAGAGCCCGAGGAACGGTTCCCGCTCGACGCGGGCTATCCGCAGGGGTTCACGAACCCCGTCTGGTTCACGGTCGGTGGCGAGCCGATCCGCGACGCGGCGGGGGCGCAGTACGGCCTCGACTGGATCGACGAACTCGAACGCCAGGCGCGGGAGTGGCCCGGCTGGCGGTCGCAGTCCGAGCAGGACCACGTCTACGCCCAGTTCGACGATGCCCGCGACGTGTACCGGCGGCTGCTGGCGGAGGCCGGCGGCGCGGGCGGCGAGTGA
- a CDS encoding BlaI/MecI/CopY family transcriptional regulator, whose protein sequence is MTVPKLANAELAVMERLWQKGAQTARLLREHLYPDAAKSMHGTIQRLLQRLEDKGFVHRDRDRAAHLFAPRVSREAYAAGRLEALADQVTGGSFVPLITHLVEERKLSDADMERLRRLLEDGS, encoded by the coding sequence ATGACGGTACCGAAGCTGGCGAACGCCGAACTCGCGGTCATGGAGCGCCTCTGGCAGAAGGGCGCTCAAACCGCGCGCCTGCTGCGCGAACACCTCTACCCGGACGCCGCCAAGTCGATGCACGGAACGATCCAGCGGCTGCTGCAGCGGCTCGAAGACAAGGGCTTCGTCCATCGCGACCGCGACCGCGCGGCCCACCTCTTCGCGCCGCGCGTCAGCCGCGAGGCCTACGCCGCCGGTCGCCTGGAAGCCCTGGCGGACCAGGTCACCGGTGGCTCGTTCGTCCCGCTGATCACACACCTGGTGGAGGAGCGGAAGCTCTCCGACGCCGACATGGAACGCCTGCGCCGGCTGCTGGAGGACGGATCATGA
- a CDS encoding SdrD B-like domain-containing protein, translating into MSRLKQYLAAATLFALPIIAACGEDVMPPPPTGDIVGQVSIEGMGVDGVSVSLSNGASTATAGGGNYRFDTVEQGSYTVTISGFPADASFDATSAPASIGDTGGTVTVDFRGTYIRTASIMGTVTVENMGLGGVTVSLSGMADGQTTTDDSGQYSFTGLRAGTYSVEISSFDTNEVSFSSTSGAATVGVGESKVVSFDGTYLRTAGIQGQVSVDGEGLQGVTVTLVGEGEDRTEVTNASGLYGFSQLKSGTYQVAITNPDPEDYEFTTTSKSATVATGETANVPFEGTLLRTAGIAGRVSLDDGMGLDGVTVTLAGAAEATATTSGGGQYSFAGLAAGTYVLSIANPNPTAYNFAEAEMQKTVMLADDQSAIVNFSGTHTRTASVSGMLFIDEVMQDKMHNDGEPSITEAIAPLVAAGALDAEVVAGLLAKAKVKLRGPDLNTETDIAINADGSFSTGESLMAGSYQVELPVNDDDVAAGLEAAGIAFVGESMVVTVEAGGSATANFPFRITMQTVATGARMGAGDHLGVPVPGVKLALYARADGTGMLGEATTDKMGMASFTFARADNTGPGGNDNIVFVKTADPGHADLKVSGNEFVEIAYASTARLYAADADEDVATLVNVAVAFDFWVKSNEMARDGDMGLGGWNTQVYMGDPKAKDAKALMMVDEDGDTVNATMPTNDGKKNMDDLGKSSFAYTVDPTMLPAMFTVMAAAKGQPDMGEAWEQGDALTLTHTGLDLPPGKDDDMLDLGPLRVTFTTQAIYVGVHRELDDRTGYTDYIGLGDGDGRPEKDGSAVGEIEITLMTADSRGRLRAFEYDHDADPKTDDKRAVATAGASGMVSFKNIPTDTEITVVADEGSGMVIVPDSRASREIDAFGDQLDDHPDGVIVGAFGDMGGARPDVWLCPLQRQTSDDPNEVCSTYAYKWATGTISGSISGLDKGDKATVSLTPVNSNDDYADDLEDDVTVTAGNGGAAKYTFTDVADGRYRATLAAKAGSWQEDETGVLSVMHDEGDDDDEYTGDSASGNLDATNLRGVVRGRIANDSNGRSGLTSDESRAGVKVAIYTAKKVGGSGTTKNNYVADKAVADADGDPLMAETDRDGVYVFEGLTRDDMYFVKPQGTDLYAAVRNGNTKIGAKAEKATDVVSHALVTAGSPPAPGSEPGIPTWNYHTSTASVGAADFVLLYKDGEVEGDVMDPSVRAAHSRAVVELQLCKTTAVDTTTTPSTVTGCDDFDDVVVEASVDAKGNWSAEGLMEGYYEVTPDLPAGYISVNASGGTTADDPNTLFTQQVVELMGGRADDDTETFYIKDRNAGSGATLEATIEVDGTDCTPTSSPTNAAPQCGHSDDGEFSVVVTASSGATIRLSSSATDATPSGSGTYSQAVTNGRATTVTLPRAGTRTYYIHVAAEDGYSANDASAAGFSIRRDADVRVKEITITWNGDRIELDRDGLNLDPDGETDPVTGTTTLRVTVDKGDNNGAIPTTDLTVAAASMTTGFGVVGFGTVDVTTTNIACSSADFTGLSGTSGTLTLPANSGSTKGSDGVCFRILDSDGDSSDPDQNANNTRDYILIVTRK; encoded by the coding sequence ATGAGCAGACTCAAGCAGTATCTCGCGGCGGCAACGTTGTTTGCCCTCCCGATCATCGCGGCGTGCGGAGAAGACGTGATGCCTCCTCCGCCGACGGGCGACATCGTGGGACAGGTGTCGATCGAGGGCATGGGGGTCGACGGAGTATCCGTCTCCCTTAGCAACGGCGCCTCCACCGCCACGGCTGGTGGCGGGAACTACCGCTTCGACACCGTGGAGCAAGGCTCCTATACGGTCACGATCAGCGGGTTCCCCGCGGACGCCAGCTTCGACGCAACCTCAGCTCCCGCCAGCATCGGCGACACCGGCGGGACGGTCACCGTGGACTTCCGCGGCACCTATATCCGCACCGCTTCCATCATGGGGACGGTCACGGTGGAGAACATGGGTCTCGGCGGTGTCACTGTCAGTCTTTCCGGCATGGCCGATGGCCAGACCACGACCGACGATTCGGGTCAGTATTCCTTTACGGGACTGCGGGCCGGGACGTATTCGGTCGAGATCTCCAGCTTCGACACCAACGAGGTCAGCTTCTCGAGCACCTCCGGTGCCGCGACGGTCGGCGTCGGCGAGTCGAAGGTCGTGAGCTTCGACGGCACGTATCTCCGCACAGCGGGGATTCAGGGCCAGGTGAGCGTGGATGGCGAGGGCCTTCAGGGCGTCACCGTAACGCTGGTGGGCGAGGGCGAGGACCGCACGGAGGTAACCAATGCCTCCGGGCTCTATGGGTTCTCGCAGCTCAAGAGCGGCACGTACCAGGTCGCGATCACGAACCCCGATCCTGAGGACTACGAGTTCACGACCACGTCGAAGAGCGCGACCGTTGCCACCGGCGAGACCGCCAACGTGCCGTTCGAGGGCACGCTGCTGCGGACGGCAGGGATTGCGGGCCGGGTCAGCCTCGACGACGGCATGGGCTTGGACGGCGTGACGGTCACGCTGGCGGGCGCGGCCGAGGCGACGGCGACAACATCGGGCGGCGGGCAGTACTCGTTCGCGGGTCTGGCGGCGGGCACCTACGTGCTCAGCATCGCCAACCCGAACCCGACGGCGTACAACTTCGCCGAAGCCGAGATGCAGAAGACGGTCATGCTGGCCGACGACCAGTCTGCGATCGTGAACTTCTCGGGGACACACACCCGGACCGCTTCGGTGTCGGGGATGCTGTTCATCGACGAAGTGATGCAGGACAAGATGCACAACGATGGCGAGCCCTCGATCACCGAGGCGATCGCCCCGCTGGTGGCGGCCGGTGCGCTGGACGCGGAGGTTGTGGCCGGTCTGTTGGCCAAGGCGAAGGTGAAGTTGCGTGGTCCGGATCTGAACACGGAGACGGACATCGCCATCAACGCGGACGGCAGCTTCTCGACGGGCGAGAGCCTGATGGCCGGTTCATACCAGGTCGAATTGCCGGTCAACGACGACGACGTGGCGGCCGGACTCGAAGCCGCCGGCATCGCGTTCGTGGGCGAGTCGATGGTGGTAACGGTCGAAGCGGGCGGCAGCGCGACCGCCAACTTCCCGTTCCGGATCACGATGCAGACGGTGGCGACCGGTGCCCGCATGGGAGCCGGAGATCATCTCGGTGTTCCAGTGCCGGGCGTGAAGCTGGCGCTGTACGCGCGGGCGGATGGCACCGGCATGCTGGGCGAGGCCACGACCGACAAGATGGGCATGGCGTCGTTCACGTTTGCGCGGGCGGACAACACGGGTCCGGGCGGCAACGACAACATCGTCTTCGTGAAGACGGCGGATCCGGGACACGCCGATCTGAAGGTGAGCGGCAACGAGTTCGTCGAGATCGCATACGCGTCGACGGCCCGACTGTACGCTGCGGACGCGGATGAGGATGTGGCAACGCTCGTCAACGTCGCGGTCGCGTTCGACTTCTGGGTCAAGAGCAACGAGATGGCCCGTGACGGCGACATGGGGCTCGGCGGCTGGAACACCCAGGTCTACATGGGCGATCCGAAGGCTAAGGACGCCAAGGCTCTCATGATGGTTGACGAGGACGGCGACACGGTCAACGCGACCATGCCGACGAACGACGGCAAGAAGAACATGGACGATCTCGGCAAGTCGTCGTTCGCGTACACGGTCGACCCGACGATGCTGCCCGCGATGTTCACGGTAATGGCGGCGGCGAAGGGCCAGCCCGACATGGGCGAGGCTTGGGAGCAGGGCGACGCGCTGACCTTGACGCACACCGGGCTCGATCTTCCGCCGGGCAAGGACGACGACATGCTCGACCTTGGGCCGCTCCGGGTCACCTTCACGACGCAGGCCATCTACGTCGGCGTGCACCGTGAGTTGGACGACCGCACGGGGTACACGGACTACATCGGTCTTGGGGACGGCGACGGCCGGCCGGAGAAGGACGGCAGCGCGGTGGGCGAGATCGAGATCACGCTGATGACGGCTGACAGCCGCGGCCGCTTGAGAGCCTTCGAGTACGATCACGACGCCGATCCCAAGACGGACGATAAGAGGGCTGTCGCGACGGCGGGTGCCTCCGGCATGGTGTCGTTCAAGAACATCCCGACGGACACCGAGATCACGGTTGTGGCCGATGAGGGAAGCGGCATGGTGATCGTCCCGGACAGCCGGGCCTCAAGAGAGATCGACGCGTTCGGCGACCAGTTGGACGACCATCCGGACGGCGTGATCGTCGGCGCGTTCGGTGACATGGGCGGTGCCCGCCCGGACGTCTGGCTGTGCCCGCTGCAACGGCAGACGAGCGACGACCCCAACGAGGTGTGCTCGACCTACGCCTACAAGTGGGCGACGGGGACGATCTCGGGCTCGATCAGCGGTCTCGACAAGGGCGACAAGGCCACGGTGAGCCTGACGCCGGTCAACAGCAACGACGACTACGCGGACGATCTGGAGGACGACGTCACGGTCACCGCCGGGAACGGCGGCGCGGCCAAGTACACGTTCACGGACGTCGCGGATGGTCGTTACAGGGCCACGCTCGCGGCCAAGGCGGGAAGCTGGCAGGAAGACGAGACCGGCGTGCTCTCCGTGATGCACGACGAGGGCGACGACGACGACGAGTACACCGGCGACAGCGCCTCCGGCAACCTCGACGCCACGAATCTGCGCGGCGTGGTCCGGGGCCGGATCGCGAACGACTCGAACGGCCGTAGTGGCCTGACGAGCGACGAGTCCAGGGCGGGCGTCAAGGTGGCCATCTACACGGCGAAGAAGGTCGGCGGATCGGGCACCACCAAGAACAATTACGTGGCCGACAAGGCCGTGGCCGACGCGGACGGCGATCCGCTGATGGCCGAGACCGACAGGGACGGCGTGTACGTGTTCGAGGGCCTGACCAGGGACGACATGTATTTCGTGAAACCGCAGGGCACGGACCTGTACGCCGCGGTCAGGAACGGCAACACGAAGATCGGAGCCAAGGCCGAGAAGGCGACGGATGTCGTATCGCACGCACTCGTCACGGCCGGGTCGCCGCCCGCGCCGGGTAGCGAGCCCGGGATTCCGACGTGGAACTATCACACGAGCACCGCTAGCGTCGGTGCCGCCGACTTCGTGCTCCTCTACAAGGACGGTGAGGTCGAGGGCGATGTGATGGATCCCAGCGTGCGGGCCGCGCACAGTCGCGCGGTGGTCGAACTGCAACTGTGCAAGACGACGGCCGTGGATACGACGACAACTCCGTCGACCGTGACCGGGTGCGACGACTTCGACGACGTGGTCGTGGAAGCGTCCGTGGACGCGAAGGGCAATTGGAGTGCCGAAGGCCTCATGGAAGGCTACTACGAGGTGACTCCCGACCTGCCGGCGGGCTACATCAGCGTCAACGCGTCCGGTGGAACCACCGCCGATGATCCGAACACCCTGTTCACCCAGCAGGTCGTCGAACTGATGGGTGGGCGTGCCGATGACGACACCGAGACGTTCTACATCAAGGATAGGAACGCGGGCAGTGGCGCTACGCTCGAAGCCACCATCGAGGTCGACGGGACGGATTGTACTCCCACCTCAAGTCCGACCAACGCCGCTCCGCAGTGCGGCCACAGCGACGACGGAGAGTTCTCCGTGGTGGTCACGGCATCCTCCGGCGCCACGATCCGGCTGAGCTCAAGCGCGACGGATGCGACGCCCAGTGGATCGGGGACATACTCGCAAGCGGTGACCAACGGGAGAGCCACGACCGTAACGTTGCCCAGGGCGGGCACCCGGACGTACTACATTCACGTCGCGGCCGAGGACGGCTATTCGGCCAACGACGCCTCCGCGGCGGGCTTCAGTATCCGGCGCGACGCCGATGTCCGAGTGAAGGAAATCACGATCACGTGGAACGGCGACAGGATCGAACTGGATCGGGACGGTCTCAACCTGGATCCCGACGGTGAGACGGATCCGGTGACCGGGACGACCACCCTGAGGGTCACGGTCGACAAGGGCGACAACAATGGGGCGATCCCCACGACGGATCTCACGGTTGCAGCCGCCAGCATGACCACGGGATTCGGCGTGGTTGGATTCGGCACCGTCGACGTGACCACGACTAACATCGCGTGTTCCAGCGCAGACTTCACCGGCCTCTCCGGTACCTCGGGGACCCTCACGCTGCCGGCCAATTCGGGCTCCACGAAGGGAAGCGACGGGGTCTGCTTCAGGATCCTGGACAGCGACGGTGATTCCTCGGACCCGGACCAAAACGCGAACAACACCCGCGACTACATCCTGATCGTCACCAGGAAATAG
- a CDS encoding acyl--CoA ligase family protein, producing the protein MSEPVSGRSPYRTELTPLEFLRRSAFVYPDKAAVVHGGRSYSYREFELRVRRLATGLLRAGLEPGDRVAFLSPNTPPLLEAHYGVPAAGGVLVAINTRLGAGEIAYILEHSGARYLFVDRALERLVDGDALRGEGVTVVRIDDTGAANDPYEAFLAGGEEPPPLAAGPADEEAPISMNYTSGTTGRPKGVVYTHRGAYLNAIGELIEMEMTPAAVYLWTLPMFHCNGWCFTWAVTAVGGTHVCLREVDPGRIWALIESEGVTHYCGAPTVQIMLVNDPAARPLEHTVRTMIAGAPPSPTLLEQLKALNFHPIHAYGLTETYGPTATCAWHADWDGRPPAEQARLLARQGQGFVTSDLMRVVDEEGRDVPRDGATMGEVVMRGNIVMKGYYAQPEATDEAFRGGWFHSGDLAVWHPDGYVELRDRAKDIIISGGENISTIEVEQTVARHPAVLECAVIAIPHDEWGERPKAFVTLKPEADATEAEIIEFCRDRIAHFKCPDAIEFGPLPKTSTGKVQKYVLRDREWTGRDKRIN; encoded by the coding sequence GTGAGCGAGCCCGTCAGCGGGAGGAGCCCGTACCGGACGGAACTCACGCCGCTCGAATTCCTGCGGCGGAGTGCGTTCGTGTACCCGGACAAGGCGGCGGTCGTGCACGGCGGCCGCAGCTACTCCTACCGCGAGTTCGAGCTTCGCGTGCGACGGCTGGCGACGGGGCTGCTCCGGGCCGGGCTCGAGCCGGGGGACCGGGTGGCCTTCCTGTCGCCGAACACGCCGCCCCTGCTCGAGGCGCACTACGGGGTGCCGGCCGCGGGCGGGGTGCTGGTCGCGATCAACACGCGGCTCGGGGCGGGCGAGATCGCCTACATCCTGGAGCACAGCGGTGCGCGGTACCTTTTCGTCGACCGGGCCCTCGAGCGCCTCGTTGACGGCGACGCCCTGCGCGGCGAAGGCGTGACGGTGGTGCGGATCGACGATACCGGGGCGGCCAACGATCCCTACGAGGCGTTCCTCGCCGGTGGCGAGGAGCCGCCCCCGCTCGCGGCCGGGCCCGCGGACGAGGAAGCCCCCATTTCGATGAACTACACGTCGGGGACGACGGGCCGTCCCAAGGGCGTCGTGTACACGCACCGCGGCGCCTATCTCAACGCGATCGGGGAACTCATCGAGATGGAGATGACGCCGGCCGCCGTCTATCTCTGGACCCTCCCCATGTTCCACTGCAACGGGTGGTGCTTCACGTGGGCCGTGACCGCCGTCGGCGGCACGCACGTGTGCCTGCGGGAGGTCGATCCCGGCCGCATCTGGGCGCTGATCGAGTCGGAGGGCGTCACCCACTACTGCGGCGCGCCGACCGTGCAGATCATGCTCGTCAACGATCCGGCGGCGCGGCCGCTGGAGCACACGGTGCGGACGATGATCGCCGGGGCGCCGCCCTCGCCGACCCTGCTGGAGCAGTTGAAGGCGTTGAACTTCCACCCGATCCACGCCTACGGCCTCACCGAGACGTACGGCCCCACGGCCACCTGCGCCTGGCACGCCGACTGGGACGGGCGCCCGCCCGCCGAGCAGGCCCGGCTGCTCGCCCGCCAGGGCCAGGGGTTCGTCACCTCCGACCTCATGCGCGTCGTCGACGAGGAGGGGAGGGACGTGCCGCGCGACGGCGCGACGATGGGCGAAGTCGTGATGCGCGGGAACATCGTCATGAAGGGCTACTACGCGCAGCCCGAGGCGACCGACGAGGCCTTCCGCGGCGGCTGGTTCCACTCGGGAGACCTCGCCGTGTGGCACCCCGACGGCTACGTGGAACTCCGGGACCGGGCCAAGGACATCATCATCTCGGGCGGCGAGAACATCTCCACCATCGAGGTCGAACAGACCGTCGCCCGGCACCCCGCGGTGCTCGAATGCGCCGTCATCGCCATCCCCCACGACGAATGGGGCGAGCGCCCCAAGGCCTTCGTCACGCTGAAGCCGGAAGCCGACGCCACGGAAGCGGAGATCATCGAGTTCTGCCGCGACCGCATCGCCCACTTCAAGTGCCCCGACGCGATCGAGTTCGGCCCCCTCCCCAAGACCTCCACCGGCAAAGTCCAGAAGTACGTCCTCCGCGACCGCGAATGGACCGGCCGCGACAAGCGCATCAACTGA
- a CDS encoding HigA family addiction module antitoxin — protein MRPVHPGEVLREELDELGLSANALSKALGVPVNRVTMILNGQRGVSADTALRLATYFGTTPQLWLNLQKTWELRRTEIEAGREIAKEVTPRRAVV, from the coding sequence ATGAGGCCGGTGCATCCGGGCGAAGTCCTGCGCGAGGAACTCGACGAGCTCGGGTTGTCGGCCAATGCGTTGTCCAAGGCGCTGGGAGTGCCGGTCAACCGCGTGACCATGATTCTCAACGGCCAGCGAGGCGTGAGCGCGGACACGGCGCTGCGGCTCGCCACCTATTTCGGTACGACTCCGCAACTCTGGCTGAATCTCCAGAAGACTTGGGAGCTTCGCCGAACCGAGATCGAAGCGGGCCGAGAGATCGCCAAAGAAGTCACGCCCCGGCGGGCGGTGGTGTAG
- a CDS encoding type II toxin-antitoxin system RelE/ParE family toxin, translated as MIRSFRDRRTRRFFEGRRVAAFHGFSDQAARRLTLLDSAETLGDLAALPSNRLESLRGDRAGQHSIRINAQWRICFRWTEDGPSEVEIVDYH; from the coding sequence ATGATACGAAGCTTCAGGGACCGGAGAACGCGACGTTTCTTCGAGGGGCGGCGCGTCGCGGCCTTTCACGGCTTCTCCGATCAGGCCGCACGAAGGCTGACCCTGCTGGACAGCGCCGAGACGCTCGGCGACCTCGCCGCACTGCCGAGCAACCGGCTGGAATCGCTGCGGGGCGACCGCGCCGGTCAGCACAGCATTCGGATCAATGCGCAGTGGCGTATCTGCTTCCGGTGGACGGAGGACGGGCCGTCGGAAGTCGAGATCGTGGATTATCACTGA